From the genome of Mugil cephalus isolate CIBA_MC_2020 chromosome 2, CIBA_Mcephalus_1.1, whole genome shotgun sequence, one region includes:
- the LOC125003627 gene encoding histone H2A-like — protein MSGRGKTGGKARAKAKTRSSRAGLQFPVGRVHRLLRKGNYAERVGAGAPVYLAAVLEYLTAEILELAGNAARDNKKTRIIPRHLQLAVRNDEELNKLLGGVTIAQGGVLPNIQAVLLPKKTEKPAKK, from the coding sequence ATGAGTGGCCGCGGAAAAACCGGAGGAAAAGCCAGAGCTAAGGCAAAGACCCGCTCTTCTCGTGCAGGGCTCCAGTTCCCAGTGGGCCGTGTTCACAGGCTGCTGCGTAAAGGCAACTATGCGGAGCGTGTTGGTGCCGGCGCCCCCGTCTATCTGGCGGCTGTGCTGGAGTACCTGACCGCTGAGATCTTGGAGTTGGCTGGAAACGCTGCCCGCGACAACAAGAAGACCCGTATCATCCCCCGTCACCTGCAGCTGGCCGTCCGCAACGACGAGGAGCTCAACAAGCTGCTCGGCGGAGTCACCATTGCTCAGGGTGGTGTGCTGCCCAACATCCAGGCTGTTCTTCTGCCCAAGAAGACCGAGAAGCCCGCCAAGAAGTAA
- the LOC125003628 gene encoding histone H2B 1/2-like, producing the protein MPDPVKAPKKGSKKAVSKSVSKTGKKKRKTRKESYAIYVYKVLKQVHPDTGISSKAMSIMNSFVSDIFERIAGESSRLAHYNKRSTITSREIQTAVRLLLPGELAKHAVSEGTKAVTKYTSSK; encoded by the coding sequence ATGCCTGATCCAGTGAAAGCGCCCAAGAAGGGCTCTAAGAAAGCCGTCTCTAAGAGCGTATCTAAGACCggcaagaagaagagaaagaccagGAAGGAGAGCTACGCCATCTATGTGTACAAGGTGTTGAAGCAGGTCCACCCTGACACCGGTATCTCCTCCAAGGCCATGAGCATCATGAACTCGTTCGTCAGCGACATCTTTGAGCGTATCGCCGGTGAGTCCTCTCGTCTTGCTCACTACAACAAGCgctccaccatcacctccaggGAGATCCAGACCGCCGTCCGACTCCTGCTGCCCGGTGAGCTGGCCAAGCACGCCGTGTCTGAGGGAACCAAGGCCGTCACTAAGTACACCAGCTCCAAGTAA
- the LOC125003631 gene encoding histone H4 yields MSGRGKGGKGLGKGGAKRHRKVLRDNIQGITKPAIRRLARRGGVKRISGLIYEETRGVLKVFLENVIRDAVTYTEHAKRKTVTAMDVVYALKRQGRTLYGFGG; encoded by the coding sequence ATGAGTGGAAGAGGAAAAGGCGGCAAAGGTCTCGGTAAGGGAGGCGCCAAGCGTCATCGCAAAGTTCTCCGTGATAACATCCAGGGTATCACTAAACCCGCCATCCGCCGTCTGGCTCGCCGTGGTGGAGTCAAGCGTATCTCCGGCCTGATCTACGAGGAGACCCGCGGTGTGTTGAAGGTTTTCCTGGAGAACGTCATCCGTGATGCCGTCACCTACACCGAGCACGCCAAGAGAAAGACCGTGACTGCCATGGATGTGGTCTATGCTCTCAAGAGGCAGGGACGCACTCTCTACGGCTTCGGAGGTTAA
- the LOC125003622 gene encoding histone H1-like produces MAEVAPAPAPAPAPAPAKAVKKKASKPKKVGPTVSELIVKSVAASKERSGVSAAALKKALAAGGYDVDKNKARVKTAIKSLVTKGTLVQTKGTGASGSFKINKKAESKAKKPVKKVATKAKKPAAAAKKSPKKAKKPAAAAKKSPKKVKKPAAVKKAAKSPKKATKSPKKAAKSPKKVVKKAPAAKKAPAKKVAKPKVKKAAPKKKHGVLGQLTGQQESDGGLDLPGGDGGALVVVRKTRGLTGDTLKDVADERVHDAHGLGGDTGVRVDLLQHLVHIDGVALLPGLSLLLAGLRHALGDGFLGALLGRFHWIRHD; encoded by the exons ATGGCAGAAgtagctccagctccagctccggctCCCGCTCCAGCTCCGGCTAAAGCCGTCAAGAAGAAGGCGTCCAAACCGAAAAAGGTGGGTCCCACCGTCAGCGAGCTGATCGTTAAATCTGTGGCCGCTTCCAAGGAGCGGAGCGGCGTCTCTGCAGCCGCCCTCAAGAAGGCTCTGGCTGCCGGCGGCTACGACGTGGACAAGAACAAGGCCCGCGTCAAGACCGCCATCAAGAGCCTGGTGACCAAGGGGACTTTGGTTCAGACCAAGGGAACCGGGGCCTCCGGATCCTTCAAGATCAACAAGAAGGCTGAAAGCAAGGCCAAGAAGCCCGTCAAGAAAGTTGCTACTAAAGCCAAGAAGCCCGCAGCGGCCGCTAAAAAGTCTCCCAAGAAAGCCAAGAAGCCCGCAGCAGCTGCTAAGAAATCTCCCAAGAAAGTCAAGAAACCAGCAGCGGTAAAGAAAGCAGCCAAGAGCCCCAAGAAAGCTACAAAGAGTCCTAAGAAGGCTGCCAAGAGCCCCAAGAAGGTGGTCAAGAAGGCCCCTGCAGCCAAGAAGGCCCCCGCCAAGAAGGTAGCCAAGCCTAAAGTCAAGAAGGCAGCACCCAAGAAGAA ACACGGCGTGCTTGGCCAGCTCACCGGGCAGCAGGAGTCGGACGGCGGTCTGGATCTCcctggaggtgatggtggagcGCTTGTTGTAGTGCGCAAGACGAGAGGACTCACCGGCGATACGCTCAAAGATGTCGCTGACGAACGAGTTCATGATGCTCATGGCCTTGGAGGAGATACCGGTGTCAGGGTGGACCTGCTTCAACACCTTGTACACATAGATGGCGTAGCTCTCCTTCctggtctttctcttcttcttgccGGTCTTAGACACGCTCTTGGAGACGGCTTTCTTGGAGCCCTTCTTGGGCGCTTTCACTGGATCAGGCATGATTAA
- the LOC125003623 gene encoding histone H1-like, producing the protein MAEVAPAPAPAPAPAKAVKKKASKPKKVGPTVSELIVKSVAASKERSGVSAAALKKALAAGGYDVDKNKARVKTAIKSLVTKGTLVQTKGTGASGSFKINKKAESKAKKPVKKAATKAKKPAAAAKKSPKKAKKPAAAAKKSPKKVKKPAAVKKAAKSPKKATKSPKKAAKSPKKVVKKAPAAKKAPAKKVAKPKVKKAAPKKK; encoded by the coding sequence ATGGCAGAAGTAGCTCCAGCTCCGGCTCCCGCTCCAGCTCCGGCTAAAGCCGTCAAGAAGAAGGCGTCCAAACCGAAAAAGGTGGGCCCCACCGTCAGCGAGCTGATCGTTAAATCTGTGGCCGCTTCCAAGGAGCGGAGCGGCGTCTCTGCAGCCGCCCTCAAGAAGGCTCTGGCTGCCGGCGGCTACGACGTGGATAAGAACAAGGCCCGCGTCAAGACCGCCATCAAGAGCCTGGTGACCAAGGGGACTTTGGTTCAGACCAAGGGAACCGGGGCCTCCGGATCCTTCAAGATCAACAAGAAGGCTGAAAGCAAGGCCAAGAAGCCCGTCAAGAAAGCTGCCACTAAAGCCAAGAAGCCCGCAGCGGCCGCTAAAAAGTCTCCCAAGAAAGCCAAGAAGCCCGCAGCAGCTGCTAAGAAATCTCCCAAGAAAGTCAAGAAACCAGCAGCGGTAAAGAAAGCAGCCAAGAGCCCCAAGAAGGCCACAAAGAGTCCTAAGAAGGCTGCCAAGAGCCCCAAGAAGGTGGTCAAGAAGGCCCCTGCAGCCAAGAAGGCCCCCGCTAAGAAGGTAGCCAAGCCTAAAGTCAAGAAGGCAGCACCCAAGAAGAAGTGA
- the LOC125003624 gene encoding histone H1-like, whose amino-acid sequence MTEVAPPPAKAVKKKASKPKKVGPTVSELIVKSVAASKERSGVSAAALKKALAAGGYDVDKNKARVKTAIKSLVTKGTLVQTKGTGASGSFKINKKAESKAKKPVKKVATKAKKPAAAAKKSPKKAKKPAAAAKKSPKKVKKPAAVKKAAKSPKKATKSPKKAAKSPKKVVKKAPAAKKAPAKKVAKPKVKKAAPKKK is encoded by the coding sequence ATGACAGAAGTAGCTCCACCCCCGGCTAAAGCCGTGAAGAAGAAGGCGTCCAAGCCGAAAAAAGTGGGACCCACCGTCAGCGAGCTGATCGTTAAATCTGTGGCCGCTTCCAAGGAGCGAAGCGGCGTCTCTGCAGCCGCCCTCAAGAAGGCTCTGGCTGCCGGCGGCTACGACGTGGACAAGAACAAGGCCCGCGTCAAGACCGCTATCAAGAGCCTGGTGACCAAGGGGACTTTGGTTCAGACCAAGGGAACCGGGGCCTCCGGATCCTTCAAGATCAACAAGAAGGCTGAAAGCAAGGCCAAGAAGCCCGTCAAGAAAGTTGCCACTAAAGCCAAGAAGCCCGCAGCGGCCGCTAAAAAGTCTCCCAAGAAAGCCAAGAAGCCCGCAGCAGCTGCTAAGAAATCTCCCAAGAAAGTCAAGAAACCAGCAGCGGTAAAGAAAGCAGCCAAGAGCCCCAAGAAGGCCACAAAGAGTCCTAAGAAGGCTGCCAAGAGCCCCAAGAAGGTGGTCAAGAAGGCCCCTGCAGCCAAGAAGGCCCCCGCTAAGAAGGTAGCCAAGCCTAAAGTCAAGAAGGCAGCACCCAAGAAGAAGTGA
- the LOC125003625 gene encoding histone H2B 1/2-like, whose product MAALCAELYSFEKLKRLIMPDPVKAPKKGSKKAVSKSVSKTGKKKRKTRKESYAIYVYKVLKQVHPDTGISSKAMSIMNSFVSDIFERIAGESSRLAHYNKRSTITSREIQTAVRLLLPGELAKHAVSEGTKAVTKYTSSK is encoded by the coding sequence ATGGCTGCTCTGTGCGCTGAACTTTATTCGTTTGAGAAACTTAAACGTTTAATCATGCCTGATCCAGTGAAAGCGCCCAAGAAGGGCTCTAAGAAAGCCGTCTCTAAGAGCGTGTCTAAGACCggcaagaagaagagaaagaccagGAAGGAGAGCTACGCCATCTACGTGTACAAGGTGTTGAAGCAGGTCCACCCTGACACCGGTATCTCCTCCAAGGCCATGAGCATCATGAACTCGTTCGTCAGCGACATCTTTGAGCGGATCGCCGGTGAGTCCTCTCGTCTTGCTCACTACAACAAGCGCTCCACTATCACCTCCAGGGAGATCCAGACCGCCGTCCGACTCCTGCTGCCCGGTGAGCTGGCCAAGCACGCCGTGTCTGAGGGAACCAAGGCCGTCACCAAGTACACCAGCTCCAAGTAA
- the LOC125003620 gene encoding Fc receptor-like protein 2 has translation MGLITATCTFFVLLLAVPVVQSQNGWSVEYTATQICALKGSTVTIQSTYTYPSTSHSKVEKTLWFIEESNPGYVDLKTDPRYSGRVHYDCTSNVCSLKISNVSISDSATYNFRFETNITGRKYSGEPGVTLTVTDLQVEVNKKFFNSVQLTCHTSCTLPGPLSYIWYSDGKSIDGKTSSYYEHRGESTEKYSCALKGHKNTISPSVYAPRLPSVSPSGEILEGSSVTFNCSSDANPAAKYTWYKVNGNTQEVSDLVIGSIKSSDSGEYRCTAENDLGNTSKTIWVDVKYPPRHHSVSVSPSGEIVEGSSVTLNCSSDANPAATYTWYRDNQQLSSGLQGIHIFTPITYKNGGNYYCKSENKYGQINSSRLLIDVKYPPKSSSVSVTPPGEIMENTSVTLTCNTDANPAATYTWYKDNQMLRQGPSKGYEFISISPADSGKYFCKSENHHGQINSSFHFVDVQYPPRHPSVSVISSGEIVEGGSVTLTCSSDANPAATYTWYKENEDSPKASGQTFTITDSRPEHSGNYYCEAENIRGRHNSTSRLTIVPVFPKELKFAVIGISSFVLLAIILVFVLLLKRKKKASASEEPSEPGESPNIIKQHLCSQSDEQEELHYASVGFLKTDADAIYANIEQVGPRRHNKKEDESVVYAATGLTYDSDVC, from the exons ATGGGTTTAATTACGGcaacatgtacattttttgtccttcttctcGCTGTACCAG TAGTACAGAGTCAGAATGGCTGGTCAGTAGAGTACACTGCGACTCAGATCTGTGCTCTAAAAGGATCAACTGTGACAATACAGAGCACCTACACATACCCCTCTACTTCACATAGCAAAGTTGAGAAAACATTATGGTTCATAGAAGAGAGTAACCCTGGTTATGTGGATCTGAAGACAGACCCACGTTATTCAGGTCGTGTCCACTATGACTGTACAAGTAACGTCTGTAGTCTGAAAATCTCAAACGTGAGTATCAGTGACTCAGCTACGTACAACTTTAGATTCGAAACAAACATAACAGGAAGGAAATATAGTGGTGAacctggagtcactctgacAGTAACAG ATCTTCAGGTCGAGGTGAACAAAAAATTTTTTAACTCAGTACAACTGACGTGTCACACCAGTTGTACTCTTCCTGGTCCACTATCCTACATCTGGTACAGTGATGGTAAAAGCATTGATGGAAAAACATCTTCTTATTATGAACATCGAGGTGAATCTACAGAAAAGTACTCTTGTGCTTTAAAAGGACACAAGAATACCATCTCTCCTTCAGTGT ATGCTCCAAGGCTTCCCTCTGTGAGTCCCTCTGGTGAGATAttggagggtagttcagtgacttttaactgtagcagtgatgctaacccagcagctaaatacacctggtacaaggtgAATGGCAATACACAGGAAGTATCTGACCTTGTCATTGGATCCATCAAGTCCTCTGACTCTGGAGAGTATCGCTGCACAGCTGAGAATGATCTGGGAAATACATCTAAAACCATTTGGGTGGATGTTAAAT ATCCTCCAAGGCATCActctgtatcagtgagtccatctggtgagattGTGGAGGGcagttcagtgactctgaactgtagcagtgatgctaacccagcagcaaCATATACTTGGTACAGGGACAACCAACAACTATCCAGTGGACTTCAGGGTATTCATATTTTCACCCCCATTACATATAAAAATGGAGGGAactactactgcaagtctgagaATAAGTATGGTCAGATCAACTCTTCACGTCTACTCATAGATGTTAAAT ATCCTCCAAAGAGTTCCTCGGTTTCAGTAACCCCCCCTGGTGAGATAATGGAGAACACTTCAGTGACTCTGACGTGTAACactgatgctaacccagcagctaccTACACGTGGTACAAGGACAACCAGATGCTTCGTCAAGGACCATCAAAGGGTTATGAATTCATCTCCATCAGCCCTGCGGACAGCGGGAAATACTTCTGCAAGTCTGAGAATCACCATGGCCAGATCaactcttcatttcattttgtggatGTCCAGT ATCCTCCACGGCATCCCTCTGTGTCAGTGATTTCCTCTGGTGAGATAGTAGAGGGCggttcagtgactctgacctgtagcagtgatgctaacccagcagctacctacacctggtacaaggagaacgaagactcaccaaaagcttcaggcCAGACCTTCACCATCACTGACAGCAGACCTGAACACAGTGGGAATTATTACTGTGAAGCCGAGAACATCAGAGGACGTCATAACTCCACCTCTCGTCTGACTATTGTGCCAG ttttccCGAAGGAATTGAAATTTGCAGTCATTGGTATCAGCTCATTTGTACTCCTGGCTATCATACTAGTCTTTGTCCTCCTTTTGAAAAG AAAAAAGAAGGCCTCGGCCTCAGAGGAACCGTCGGAGCCTGGAGAAAGCCCAAACATCATTAAACAG CATCTCTGCAGTCAATCAGACGAGCAGGAAGAGCTTCACTACGCCAGCGTCGGCTTCTTGAAAACCGATGCAGATGCCATCTACGCCAACATCGAACAAGTTGGACCTCGCAGACACAACAAGAAAGAGGATGAGAGTGTGGTGTACGCTGCGACGGGATTGACGTACGATTCAGACGTATGCTAA